The following are from one region of the Salinirussus salinus genome:
- a CDS encoding enoyl-CoA hydratase/isomerase family protein has product MSGTIESEVDGQVCTVTIANEGKRNAMDFEMAEELTATFEALEEREEPTVAVLRGAGEQAFCAGFDLDVDRSETPKDLKRRWPEMTDTIEGYSYPVVGMINGDTYGGGVEIAAACDIRLGASDARFAVTPAKIGLVYGGRAIHRIMRLVGPAKTKELLFTAEPIDAEHAAEVGFLNYVLDREDLAERTYDMAETIAGNAPFSLRKMKQIVDMIHEKGRISEAETRWVARVRDQAFNSRDHAEGVAAFREGREPDFQGE; this is encoded by the coding sequence ATGAGCGGCACGATAGAGTCCGAGGTCGACGGTCAGGTCTGTACGGTCACCATCGCGAACGAGGGCAAGCGCAACGCGATGGACTTCGAGATGGCCGAGGAGCTGACGGCCACTTTCGAGGCCCTGGAGGAGCGCGAGGAGCCCACGGTGGCCGTCCTCCGGGGGGCCGGCGAGCAGGCGTTCTGTGCGGGTTTCGACCTCGACGTCGACCGCAGCGAGACGCCCAAGGACTTGAAACGGCGCTGGCCGGAGATGACCGACACTATCGAGGGATACTCCTACCCCGTCGTCGGGATGATAAACGGCGACACCTACGGTGGCGGGGTCGAGATCGCCGCGGCCTGTGACATCCGGCTGGGCGCCAGCGACGCCCGCTTTGCCGTCACCCCCGCGAAGATCGGGCTGGTCTACGGCGGCCGCGCTATCCACCGGATCATGCGCCTCGTCGGACCGGCGAAGACCAAGGAGCTGCTGTTCACCGCCGAGCCCATCGACGCCGAGCACGCCGCCGAGGTCGGCTTTCTCAACTACGTCCTCGACCGCGAGGACCTGGCCGAGCGCACGTACGACATGGCCGAGACCATCGCCGGCAACGCCCCCTTCTCGCTGCGCAAGATGAAACAGATCGTGGACATGATCCACGAGAAGGGACGCATCTCCGAGGCGGAGACGCGGTGGGTCGCCCGCGTCCGCGACCAGGCGTTCAACAGCCGGGACCACGCCGAGGGCGTCGCCGCCTTCCGGGAGGGCCGCGAGCCCGATTTCCAGGGCGAGTGA